In Arcobacter sp. F2176, the following are encoded in one genomic region:
- the atzF gene encoding allophanate hydrolase translates to MLSNQLFDIKSIHDSYKKGVTPKDIVTEVYNRIKKVNDDGIFIHLQPIEDIFAQTSSLEKMDLDKKPLWGIPFTVKDNIDVEGIPTTAACPAYEYIAKEDAFIVKVLKEAGAVCIGKTNLDQFATGLVGIRTPYGAPKNALDENIIPGGSSCGSAVAVSHQLFSFSLGTDTAGSGRIPAALNNLVGLKPTLGAFSKRGVVPACLTVDTVSILALNIEDAYDIFEVASKHDEKDPYSKKRPKNKYKNTQDVVVAIPNSDSQIFIDDEIQRKSYEQTISLIQEKGFKTIEIDLKPFFEVAQLLYEGTWLAERYTVIGDMIKNQPNDILDITRKLIQKAETFSASDVYRDIYRFNELKKEIEPVLEQFDILCLPSMPRVASVKEIENDPIKANSRLGIYTNFVNLLDLSAIAIPVNKREDGFAGGVTLIANAFEELKIAKFAKYIQKDMTLTYGNSKVEVKLSDDDTFGVTYDEIEVAVVGAHLRGMPLNKDLLKLNSRFLYETKTTPNYKLFKLQGEEILKPGLIQDENGVSIELEVWAIPIENLGEFERTIPKPLCIGSIELENKKTVKGFLCEPSALIGAKDISSFGGWKAFLNSNQKLN, encoded by the coding sequence ATGTTAAGCAATCAGTTATTTGATATCAAAAGTATCCATGACTCATACAAAAAAGGTGTAACACCTAAAGATATTGTAACTGAGGTTTACAATAGAATTAAAAAAGTAAATGATGATGGAATATTTATTCATCTACAACCCATAGAAGATATATTTGCTCAAACTTCATCTTTAGAAAAGATGGACTTAGATAAAAAACCACTTTGGGGAATCCCTTTTACAGTAAAAGATAATATTGATGTAGAAGGTATTCCTACAACTGCTGCTTGTCCTGCATATGAATATATTGCAAAAGAAGATGCTTTTATAGTAAAAGTTTTAAAAGAAGCAGGTGCTGTTTGTATAGGAAAAACAAATCTAGACCAATTTGCAACTGGTTTAGTTGGAATTAGAACTCCTTATGGAGCACCTAAAAATGCCCTTGATGAAAACATTATTCCAGGTGGTTCTAGTTGTGGTTCTGCTGTTGCTGTTTCTCACCAACTATTTTCTTTTTCCCTTGGAACTGATACAGCAGGTTCAGGAAGAATTCCAGCAGCACTTAATAATCTAGTTGGACTAAAACCAACTTTGGGAGCTTTTTCAAAAAGAGGAGTAGTTCCTGCTTGTCTTACAGTTGATACTGTTTCAATTTTAGCTTTAAATATTGAAGATGCTTATGATATTTTTGAAGTTGCTAGCAAACATGATGAAAAAGATCCTTACTCTAAAAAAAGACCTAAAAACAAATATAAAAATACCCAAGATGTAGTTGTAGCTATTCCAAATAGCGATTCTCAAATCTTTATTGATGATGAAATTCAAAGAAAATCATATGAACAAACAATCTCTCTTATCCAAGAAAAAGGTTTTAAAACTATTGAAATAGATTTAAAACCTTTCTTTGAAGTTGCTCAATTATTATATGAAGGTACTTGGTTAGCTGAAAGATACACAGTAATTGGAGATATGATAAAAAATCAACCAAATGATATTTTAGATATTACTAGAAAACTTATCCAAAAAGCAGAAACATTTTCTGCAAGTGATGTTTATAGAGATATTTATAGATTTAATGAACTTAAAAAAGAGATTGAACCAGTATTGGAACAATTTGACATCTTATGTTTACCCTCAATGCCAAGAGTTGCAAGTGTAAAAGAGATAGAAAATGATCCAATAAAAGCAAATTCTAGACTTGGTATTTATACAAACTTTGTAAATCTTTTAGACCTCAGCGCAATAGCAATTCCTGTAAATAAAAGAGAAGATGGTTTTGCTGGAGGAGTTACACTTATAGCAAATGCCTTCGAGGAACTAAAAATTGCAAAGTTTGCTAAATATATCCAAAAAGATATGACTCTAACATATGGAAATAGTAAGGTTGAAGTAAAACTAAGTGATGATGATACTTTTGGCGTAACTTATGATGAGATAGAAGTAGCTGTTGTAGGAGCACACCTTAGAGGAATGCCCTTAAATAAAGACTTATTAAAATTAAATTCAAGATTTTTATACGAAACAAAAACAACTCCAAATTACAAACTTTTTAAACTTCAAGGTGAAGAAATACTAAAACCTGGGCTTATTCAAGATGAAAATGGAGTTTCTATTGAACTTGAAGTTTGGGCAATACCAATTGAAAATTTAGGAGAATTTGAGAGAACTATCCCAAAACCCTTATGCATAGGTTCAATTGAATTAGAAAATAAAAAAACTGTAAAAGGTTTTTTATGTGAGCCAAGTGCCTTAATTGGTGCAAAAGATATTTCAAGTTTTGGTGGCTGGAAAGCTTTTTTAAATTCAAATCAAAAATTAAATTAA
- a CDS encoding DMT family transporter yields MNKKLLELRADFLLLTVAIAWGVTFLMVQDAIKSVPVYAFLFWRFGIATILMAIIAYKYFDKLNKQTILYGVILGCFLFSAFATQTFGLAYTKSSIIAFLTGLNVIIVPFLAYVVFKEHVRKMVFISSLIAVCGLYLLTMSGSLSLGKGEVLGIICALLFALQILFTDKYSKRVNVYLLVLFQFITVTILSLLFSLSLDSVTFDLNFNNTFLKALIITSIFATVYAFLIQTYMQQFTTPTKTAVIFSMEPVSAGVYGYFVGNELLSSIQLFGATLIIFALLLAEIKFKKK; encoded by the coding sequence TTGAATAAAAAACTATTAGAACTAAGAGCAGACTTTTTACTTTTAACTGTCGCTATTGCTTGGGGTGTGACTTTTTTAATGGTACAAGATGCTATTAAATCTGTACCTGTTTATGCATTTTTATTTTGGCGTTTTGGAATTGCTACTATTTTAATGGCAATAATTGCATATAAATATTTTGACAAATTAAATAAGCAAACTATTCTTTATGGAGTTATTTTAGGCTGTTTTTTATTTTCTGCCTTTGCTACTCAAACCTTTGGTTTGGCCTATACAAAAAGTTCAATAATAGCTTTTTTAACAGGATTAAATGTAATAATTGTACCTTTCTTAGCCTATGTTGTTTTTAAAGAGCATGTTAGAAAAATGGTTTTTATAAGTTCTCTAATAGCCGTTTGTGGTCTGTATTTATTAACTATGAGTGGAAGTTTATCACTTGGAAAAGGTGAAGTATTAGGAATAATATGTGCTTTACTTTTTGCTTTACAAATACTCTTTACTGACAAATATTCAAAAAGAGTTAATGTATATCTCTTAGTACTGTTTCAATTTATAACTGTGACAATATTATCTTTATTATTTTCACTTAGTTTAGATAGTGTAACTTTTGATTTGAATTTTAATAATACATTTTTAAAAGCACTAATAATCACTTCTATCTTTGCAACTGTTTATGCCTTTTTGATACAAACTTATATGCAACAATTTACAACTCCTACAAAAACAGCAGTTATTTTTTCTATGGAACCTGTAAGTGCAGGTGTTTATGGCTATTTTGTAGGAAATGAGCTTCTAAGTTCAATCCAACTTTTTGGAGCTACCTTAATCATATTTGCCCTACTTTTAGCGGAAATCAAATTCAAAAAAAAATAA
- a CDS encoding amino acid ABC transporter ATP-binding protein translates to MISMKKIDKFYDKFHVLKGIDFNVKKGEIVVVCGPSGSGKSTLIRCINGLEEIDSGEIFVDNIDIHGSKKNLQTIRSEVGMVFQHFNLFPHLTILENITLAPNLVKNIKKEDASTIAMELLKKVKLEDKANSYPGDLSGGQKQRVAIARSLAMKPKIILFDEPTSALDPETIGDVLAVMKDLAHESFTIVCVTHEMGFAKEVGDRIVFMDHGVVVEESTPKEFFENPKSDRAKKFLNEILTH, encoded by the coding sequence ATTATAAGTATGAAGAAAATCGATAAGTTTTATGACAAGTTTCATGTCTTAAAAGGAATTGATTTCAATGTTAAAAAAGGTGAAATTGTTGTTGTTTGTGGACCTTCTGGTTCAGGGAAATCAACATTAATCCGATGTATTAATGGTTTAGAAGAAATAGATAGCGGTGAAATTTTTGTTGATAACATCGATATCCATGGAAGCAAAAAAAATCTACAAACTATAAGAAGCGAAGTTGGTATGGTATTCCAACATTTTAATCTTTTTCCCCATTTAACTATACTTGAAAACATTACTTTAGCACCCAATTTAGTCAAAAATATAAAAAAAGAGGATGCTAGCACTATTGCAATGGAACTTTTAAAAAAAGTAAAACTAGAAGATAAAGCGAACTCTTATCCTGGGGATTTATCAGGTGGTCAAAAACAGCGTGTTGCTATTGCTAGAAGTTTAGCAATGAAGCCTAAGATAATACTTTTTGATGAGCCTACATCTGCATTAGATCCAGAAACAATCGGTGATGTTTTAGCTGTAATGAAAGATTTAGCCCACGAAAGCTTTACAATAGTATGTGTAACTCATGAGATGGGGTTTGCAAAAGAAGTTGGAGATAGAATAGTATTTATGGATCATGGTGTTGTAGTTGAAGAATCTACACCAAAAGAATTTTTTGAAAATCCAAAAAGTGATAGAGCAAAAAAATTCTTAAATGAAATTTTAACACATTAA
- a CDS encoding transporter substrate-binding domain-containing protein, with product MKKTLLAILVFATVNLVASDINLWKNSTLNKILERGEMQVCLEPGYMPFEMKDKKGRIIGYDVDVAKKMAKDMGVKLKLLPTAWDGIVAALVTGKCDIIISGMTVSQQRNLKVNFADPYLVVGQTMLMNKSLEGKITSAKQLDDPKYTIVTKLGTSAEIAIRKFYKKAKIVTFETEADAVSEVLNDNATAFVYDQPYNILFMADKGKDKLVHLDEPLTFEPLAWAIRKGDPDFLNWLNNFLRQMKGDKVIDFYGKLNDKWLKDTAWLKRVQ from the coding sequence ATGAAAAAAACGCTTTTAGCTATTTTAGTATTTGCTACAGTTAATTTAGTGGCATCGGATATAAATTTATGGAAGAATTCTACATTGAATAAAATCTTAGAAAGAGGTGAAATGCAAGTTTGTTTAGAACCTGGATATATGCCTTTTGAAATGAAAGATAAAAAGGGTAGAATTATTGGTTATGATGTGGATGTTGCTAAAAAAATGGCTAAAGATATGGGAGTTAAATTAAAACTTCTTCCTACAGCTTGGGATGGTATAGTTGCAGCACTTGTAACTGGAAAATGTGATATTATTATCTCTGGTATGACTGTTTCTCAACAAAGAAACTTAAAAGTAAATTTTGCAGATCCATATTTAGTAGTTGGACAAACTATGTTAATGAACAAATCTTTAGAAGGTAAAATCACATCTGCAAAACAGTTAGATGATCCAAAATATACAATTGTTACAAAACTTGGAACATCAGCTGAAATTGCAATAAGAAAATTTTATAAAAAAGCAAAAATTGTTACATTTGAAACTGAAGCAGATGCTGTAAGTGAAGTGTTAAATGATAATGCAACTGCATTTGTTTATGACCAACCATACAATATCTTATTTATGGCAGATAAAGGTAAAGATAAATTAGTACATTTAGATGAACCTTTAACATTTGAACCTTTAGCATGGGCAATTAGAAAAGGTGATCCTGATTTTTTAAATTGGTTAAATAACTTTTTAAGACAAATGAAGGGTGACAAAGTAATTGATTTCTATGGTAAGTTAAATGATAAGTGGTTGAAAGATACTGCTTGGTTAAAAAGAGTTCAATAA
- a CDS encoding amino acid ABC transporter permease — protein sequence MARRESWTQNKKLGHIIALALFIVLGYFLYAAASNINYVWKWSSVPKYFAYKETITIEAPVDGKLVLEDGKYYIKGDENITLNKLDSSFLFEYKVGENVYSGDYIATKTVTKPGPILNGLWITLKISFFAAVLTFFIGIIVAFMKLSPIVFIKDLATVYVTIVRGTPLLVQIFLFYFIVANIFEFDRFVAGVLSLGIFFGAYMAEILRGAIQSIDKGQLEASKSLGISNFQAMRYIILPQAFKRALPTLIGEMIALVKDSSLVSVISITDLTKVGKEIVANTFSPFETWIIVALLYLCITSVLSFIGHRIEKKMALKGGMN from the coding sequence ATGGCAAGAAGAGAATCATGGACACAAAATAAAAAGCTAGGGCATATCATTGCCTTAGCTTTATTTATTGTTTTAGGATATTTTTTATATGCAGCAGCTTCAAATATTAATTATGTTTGGAAGTGGAGTTCTGTTCCTAAATATTTTGCATATAAAGAAACTATAACAATAGAAGCCCCAGTAGATGGAAAACTAGTATTAGAAGATGGCAAATACTATATTAAGGGTGATGAAAATATAACTCTTAATAAGTTAGATAGTAGTTTTTTATTTGAGTATAAAGTGGGTGAAAATGTATATAGTGGCGATTATATTGCTACAAAAACAGTAACAAAACCAGGACCTATTTTAAATGGTTTATGGATAACCTTAAAAATATCCTTTTTCGCAGCTGTTTTAACTTTTTTTATTGGTATTATTGTTGCTTTTATGAAGCTATCTCCAATAGTATTTATAAAAGATTTAGCAACGGTATATGTAACAATCGTAAGGGGAACTCCTTTATTAGTTCAAATATTTTTATTTTATTTTATTGTTGCAAATATTTTTGAATTTGATCGTTTTGTAGCAGGGGTATTATCTTTAGGTATATTTTTTGGTGCATATATGGCAGAGATTTTAAGAGGTGCTATTCAATCTATTGATAAAGGTCAACTAGAAGCTTCAAAATCTTTGGGAATATCTAACTTTCAAGCTATGAGATATATAATTTTACCTCAAGCTTTTAAAAGAGCTTTGCCAACACTTATTGGTGAAATGATTGCTTTAGTAAAAGATTCTTCTTTGGTTTCAGTTATTTCTATTACAGATTTGACAAAAGTTGGAAAAGAGATTGTTGCAAATACTTTTTCTCCTTTTGAAACTTGGATAATTGTAGCATTACTTTATCTTTGTATAACTTCTGTATTAAGTTTTATAGGACATAGAATAGAGAAAAAAATGGCTTTAAAAGGTGGAATGAATTAA
- a CDS encoding MarC family protein: MEIFQNFLQQSITFFAIIDPIGISAIALSILSPNISKTQMSTIARKTTITIVVAFFVVLISGDLVLKLFGIGEDSLQVMGGLILLLMAITMVRGSSSNENQDGTRDSKKDEELAVIPIGIPIAFGAGLFTTIIIFKNQVENTMELFTLVMAFCINALIFYLILRNSIYIKKYLGVTGQNVVTKLMGLIVGALAVQFIVSGIIHLAKSYI; encoded by the coding sequence TTGGAAATTTTTCAAAATTTTTTACAACAAAGTATCACATTTTTTGCAATAATTGATCCTATTGGAATAAGTGCAATTGCTTTGTCAATTCTTAGTCCCAATATCTCAAAAACACAAATGTCTACAATCGCTAGAAAAACAACTATTACTATTGTAGTGGCATTTTTTGTTGTATTGATTAGTGGAGATTTAGTTTTAAAACTATTTGGTATAGGAGAAGATTCACTTCAAGTTATGGGTGGATTGATTTTATTATTGATGGCTATTACTATGGTAAGAGGAAGTTCTTCTAATGAAAATCAAGATGGTACAAGAGATAGTAAAAAAGATGAAGAACTAGCAGTTATTCCAATAGGTATTCCAATTGCTTTTGGAGCTGGACTTTTTACTACAATTATTATTTTTAAAAATCAAGTTGAAAATACTATGGAACTTTTTACTTTGGTTATGGCTTTTTGTATTAATGCTTTGATATTTTATTTAATACTAAGAAACTCAATCTATATTAAAAAATATTTAGGTGTTACTGGACAAAATGTTGTAACAAAACTTATGGGACTTATTGTTGGAGCACTTGCCGTTCAATTTATAGTTTCAGGAATTATACATTTAGCTAAAAGTTATATTTAG
- a CDS encoding LysE/ArgO family amino acid transporter codes for MEFDIFIKGYIVALSLIVAIGAQNAYILKLGLLKQHVLKATLICIISDFVLITLGVFGLGAFIKGNQTFINGIAIFGIVFLLFYSFKSFKSAFKNESLKIDNEIKTNPIKEVFTLLFMFTFLNPHVYLDTVLLIGGIGANVEDNLKIYFILGSALASASWFLTLGYGARVLIPLFKKPITWKILDISVACLMLYISYTLIDLLIF; via the coding sequence GTGGAATTTGATATTTTTATAAAAGGTTACATAGTAGCCTTATCTTTAATAGTGGCAATTGGTGCTCAAAATGCCTATATCTTAAAGCTTGGATTACTTAAGCAACATGTATTAAAAGCAACACTCATTTGTATTATTTCAGATTTTGTTTTGATTACTTTAGGAGTTTTTGGACTGGGTGCTTTTATAAAAGGAAACCAAACTTTTATAAATGGCATTGCAATTTTTGGAATAGTTTTTTTATTATTTTATTCTTTTAAGTCTTTTAAGTCAGCTTTTAAAAACGAGAGTTTAAAAATTGATAATGAGATAAAAACAAATCCTATCAAAGAAGTATTTACTTTACTTTTTATGTTTACTTTTTTAAATCCTCATGTATATTTAGATACAGTTTTATTAATAGGTGGAATTGGAGCTAATGTTGAAGACAACTTAAAAATATATTTTATTTTAGGTTCTGCTTTAGCTTCAGCTAGCTGGTTTTTGACATTAGGTTATGGAGCTAGAGTCTTAATTCCTTTATTTAAAAAACCAATTACTTGGAAAATCTTAGATATATCAGTTGCCTGCTTGATGTTATATATTTCTTACACATTAATAGATTTACTTATCTTTTAA
- a CDS encoding thymidylate synthase: MKQYLDLMKHVLENGTLKEDRTGTGTKSVFGYQMRFDLSEGFPLVTTKKCHLKAIISELLWFLEGSTDERRLAEIHYGDKAENIIGKKTVWTANADNQGVALGYENSDTVKELGPVYGSQWRSWKTNDGKDIDQVSELIEQIKNNPDSRRLILSAWNVAEIEKMALPPCHTFFQFYVANGKLSCQLYQRSADIFLGVPFNIASYALLTMMVAQVCDLEVGDFVHTFGDAHLYSNHIEQANLQITREPFAKPTMKINPDIKNIFDFKMEDFELSNYQAHEHIKGVMAV, translated from the coding sequence ATGAAGCAATATTTAGACTTGATGAAACATGTATTAGAAAATGGAACACTAAAAGAAGATAGAACAGGAACAGGAACAAAATCAGTATTTGGTTACCAAATGAGATTTGATTTAAGTGAAGGTTTTCCTTTAGTAACTACTAAAAAATGTCATTTGAAAGCTATTATTTCAGAGCTTCTTTGGTTTTTAGAAGGTTCAACTGACGAGAGAAGATTGGCTGAAATTCACTATGGTGATAAGGCAGAAAATATCATAGGCAAAAAAACAGTATGGACTGCAAATGCAGATAATCAAGGTGTTGCTTTAGGATATGAAAATAGTGATACTGTAAAAGAGTTAGGTCCTGTTTATGGAAGCCAATGGAGAAGTTGGAAAACAAATGATGGAAAAGATATTGATCAAGTATCTGAATTAATAGAACAAATCAAAAATAATCCTGATTCGAGACGACTTATTTTAAGTGCTTGGAATGTGGCAGAAATAGAAAAAATGGCACTTCCTCCTTGTCATACTTTTTTTCAATTTTATGTGGCAAATGGAAAGTTATCGTGCCAACTTTATCAAAGAAGTGCGGATATATTTTTAGGAGTACCTTTTAATATCGCTTCTTATGCATTATTGACTATGATGGTTGCACAAGTTTGTGATTTAGAAGTAGGGGATTTTGTACATACTTTTGGAGATGCACATCTTTATTCAAATCATATAGAACAAGCAAACTTACAAATTACAAGAGAACCCTTTGCAAAACCAACTATGAAAATAAATCCAGATATCAAAAATATCTTTGATTTTAAAATGGAAGATTTTGAACTTAGTAATTACCAAGCTCACGAGCATATAAAAGGTGTAATGGCAGTATAG
- a CDS encoding dihydrofolate reductase: MIVSMIVAYGKNWEIGLNNEMLWHISEDFKNFKTITSGHHILMGRKTFESIGKPLPNRTSLVLTKGGFEYEGVETFSDIYEALNCAREKGEEELFIIGGATIYKTLFEYVDKMYLSEVDYSGEADAYLEPIDFSTWDLAQQRDYEAIKEDGKIKSPAWKFKVYVKKD; this comes from the coding sequence ATGATAGTATCAATGATAGTAGCTTATGGAAAGAATTGGGAAATAGGTTTAAATAATGAAATGCTATGGCATATCTCTGAGGATTTTAAAAACTTTAAAACTATAACTTCCGGGCACCATATTTTAATGGGAAGAAAAACCTTTGAATCAATAGGTAAGCCCTTACCAAATAGAACTTCACTTGTACTAACAAAAGGTGGTTTTGAATATGAAGGTGTGGAGACATTTTCTGATATATATGAGGCTTTGAATTGTGCTAGAGAAAAAGGAGAGGAAGAATTATTTATAATAGGTGGGGCTACTATTTATAAAACTTTATTTGAGTATGTTGATAAAATGTATTTAAGTGAAGTTGATTATTCAGGAGAAGCAGATGCATACTTAGAACCTATTGATTTTTCAACTTGGGATTTAGCTCAACAAAGAGATTATGAAGCAATCAAAGAAGATGGCAAAATAAAAAGCCCAGCTTGGAAATTTAAAGTTTATGTAAAAAAAGATTAA